One stretch of Heliomicrobium undosum DNA includes these proteins:
- the nifN gene encoding nitrogenase iron-molybdenum cofactor biosynthesis protein NifN codes for MTATAFAPRSYTGNPQKNSPALGATLAYMGVDGLLALLHGSQGCSTFIRLQLSRHFKEPVPLNSTALLEDTAIFGGWEHLKKGIAKAADKFKPRIIGVMSSGLTETFGDDMESAWSTLRQERPDLSDLPVVLAKTPDYVGSLQEGYQRTALALVETLAKDPAPQDAKTVALFPGVHLTPADVEELKDMVSLFGLTPLVLPDISTSLDGHSELDPAPVVQGGITLEEIRRIPGCVAAFSFGPSMAVVGEALQRMHGVPHMAVHSLTGLEAVDIFVLKLCQISGRPIPERLLRQRSRLLDTLADYHDQIGRKKIALALESDLLLSLAGCLAEFGAVIQTALAATAPDPSAVPPGIPVIVGDLEHLEETAVGSHLIIANSNARQAALPLKIPHLRAGLPVFDRAGMPQTVWIGYRGTQRFLIDCLNAMAV; via the coding sequence ATGACCGCCACCGCCTTCGCCCCCCGAAGCTACACCGGCAACCCCCAGAAAAACAGCCCCGCCTTGGGCGCCACCCTGGCCTACATGGGCGTCGACGGGCTTTTGGCCCTCCTGCACGGCTCCCAGGGATGCTCCACCTTCATCCGGCTTCAGTTGTCGCGCCACTTCAAAGAACCGGTGCCCCTCAACTCGACGGCCCTTTTGGAGGACACGGCTATCTTCGGCGGCTGGGAACACCTGAAAAAGGGCATCGCCAAAGCAGCCGACAAGTTCAAGCCGCGCATCATCGGTGTCATGAGTTCGGGCCTGACAGAGACCTTCGGCGATGACATGGAAAGCGCCTGGTCCACCTTGCGGCAGGAACGGCCCGACCTGAGCGACCTGCCCGTCGTCCTGGCCAAAACGCCCGACTACGTCGGTTCGTTGCAAGAAGGCTACCAGCGCACCGCCCTGGCCCTCGTGGAGACACTGGCCAAGGATCCCGCGCCGCAGGATGCAAAGACCGTCGCCCTCTTTCCCGGCGTCCATCTCACCCCGGCCGACGTGGAAGAACTGAAAGACATGGTGAGCCTCTTCGGACTGACACCGCTTGTTCTGCCGGACATCTCCACATCTCTGGACGGCCACTCCGAGCTCGACCCGGCGCCGGTCGTACAGGGCGGCATCACCTTAGAGGAAATCCGCCGCATCCCCGGCTGTGTCGCCGCCTTCTCCTTCGGCCCCAGCATGGCCGTCGTCGGCGAGGCACTCCAGCGGATGCACGGCGTGCCCCATATGGCCGTCCACTCCTTGACGGGGTTGGAAGCCGTCGACATCTTCGTCCTCAAACTGTGCCAAATCTCGGGACGGCCCATTCCGGAGCGACTGCTCCGGCAGCGGAGCCGCCTGTTGGATACACTGGCCGACTACCACGACCAGATCGGCCGGAAAAAAATTGCCTTGGCCCTCGAATCGGACCTCCTGCTGAGCTTAGCCGGCTGCCTCGCCGAATTCGGCGCCGTCATCCAGACGGCCCTGGCCGCCACAGCCCCTGACCCGAGCGCGGTCCCCCCGGGCATCCCCGTCATTGTCGGCGACCTGGAGCACCTGGAGGAGACGGCCGTCGGCAGCCACCTGATCATCGCCAACTCCAACGCCCGCCAAGCGGCCCTGCCGCTCAAAATCCCCCACCTGCGCGCCGGCCTTCCTGTCTTTGACCGGGCCGGCATGCCCCAGACGGTCTGGATCGGCTACCGGGGAACCCAGCGATTCCTCATCGACTGCCTGAACGCCATGGCTGTGTAA
- the nifX gene encoding nitrogen fixation protein NifX: MLVAFATESQTHIDAHFGLAPAFALYDITPEAITSKGIVYCPQEFAPDADKEDKVENRMQILRGCAVAYCTSIGGPAAARLVQSGIHPLKVPEGTAIEDELKRLQTLLAGSPPPWLRKRLQQEKMMKED, from the coding sequence ATGCTCGTCGCTTTTGCCACCGAGAGCCAGACCCACATCGACGCCCACTTCGGGCTCGCTCCCGCCTTTGCCCTCTATGACATTACCCCGGAAGCGATCACATCAAAGGGGATCGTCTACTGCCCCCAGGAGTTCGCCCCAGACGCCGACAAAGAGGATAAAGTCGAAAACCGCATGCAGATCCTGCGCGGCTGCGCCGTCGCCTACTGCACCAGCATCGGCGGCCCGGCAGCAGCCCGCCTGGTCCAGAGCGGGATCCACCCACTGAAAGTGCCTGAAGGCACGGCCATCGAGGATGAACTGAAGCGCCTGCAAACCCTGCTGGCCGGTTCCCCGCCGCCGTGGCTGCGCAAACGGCTCCAACAAGAAAAGATGATGAAGGAGGACTAA
- the fdxB gene encoding ferredoxin III, nif-specific, with protein MATFTGLTYGGQEWTPKFVEAIDPMKCMGCGRCIKVCSQGALGLDTFMDEDDMQRMISIIADKDRCIGCQACGRTCAKRCFTFAPKEI; from the coding sequence ATGGCTACCTTCACCGGATTGACCTACGGCGGTCAAGAATGGACCCCCAAATTCGTCGAGGCGATCGACCCCATGAAATGCATGGGCTGCGGCCGCTGCATCAAGGTTTGCTCCCAGGGCGCTCTCGGCCTCGACACCTTCATGGATGAAGACGACATGCAGCGCATGATCTCCATCATCGCCGACAAGGACCGTTGCATCGGCTGCCAGGCTTGCGGCCGGACCTGCGCCAAGCGCTGCTTTACCTTTGCGCCGAAAGAGATCTAA
- a CDS encoding radical SAM protein — protein MGCLGSCDGNQKESTPRHPCFSPQGHGKAGRIHLPVAPSCNIGCGYCVRKFDCANESRPGVTSRVITPEQALWRVDQALASDIGAYLNVVGIAGPGEPLANENTFKTFSLIQEHHPHLISCVSSNGLMLADRLDDLVKLNVSHITVTMNTLDPAIGARIYRHVRYQGQRLTGEAGAALLIERQLRGIEMAAAAGRTVKVNTVVIPGLNDDKIETLAREVKSRGAALLNLMPLINQGDFADWAPPTPAMLQKLQQKASVILPQLAHCRQCRADAIGLI, from the coding sequence ATGGGATGTCTCGGATCTTGCGATGGAAACCAAAAAGAGTCGACCCCTCGCCACCCCTGTTTCTCACCTCAGGGTCACGGCAAAGCCGGGCGCATTCACCTGCCGGTGGCGCCGAGTTGCAACATCGGCTGTGGATACTGTGTGCGTAAATTCGACTGTGCCAACGAATCCCGTCCCGGCGTCACCAGCCGGGTGATCACGCCGGAACAGGCGCTTTGGCGCGTTGATCAGGCCTTGGCTTCCGATATCGGCGCCTATCTCAACGTGGTCGGCATCGCAGGCCCCGGAGAACCGCTAGCCAACGAAAACACCTTCAAGACCTTTAGCCTGATTCAAGAGCATCATCCGCACTTGATCAGTTGCGTCAGTTCCAACGGTTTGATGCTCGCCGATCGCCTCGACGATCTGGTGAAGCTGAATGTCTCGCACATCACGGTCACCATGAACACGCTCGATCCGGCCATCGGCGCGCGCATCTACCGCCATGTGCGCTATCAGGGACAACGGTTGACTGGGGAAGCGGGCGCCGCATTGCTTATCGAGCGGCAACTGCGCGGCATCGAAATGGCGGCGGCCGCCGGACGGACCGTCAAAGTGAATACGGTCGTCATCCCGGGCCTGAACGATGACAAGATCGAAACGCTTGCCCGGGAAGTGAAAAGCCGCGGGGCTGCGCTGCTCAATCTCATGCCCCTGATCAACCAGGGTGATTTCGCCGATTGGGCGCCGCCGACGCCGGCCATGCTGCAGAAGCTGCAACAAAAAGCGTCCGTCATCCTGCCCCAACTGGCCCACTGCCGCCAGTGCCGCGCCGACGCCATCGGATTGATATAA
- the nifV gene encoding homocitrate synthase: MRQRVWLMDTTLRDGEQTPGVAFCPQEKELLARRLAEAGVHEIETGVPAMGEDEQETIARIVKLNLPARVTTWNRAVISDLEASLKCGVHSVAICLPSSDQQITQKLRQSRQWVLDQMGECVRRAKAEGLYVVIGLEDASRADPQFLIQLGVEAERLKVNRLRISDTLGILDPIRTFTLFDRLASSLSIPLEIHAHNDLGMATANTVSAIQAGAKAASVTVCGLGERAGNAPLEEVALALRQCCGADTRINLELLPALCRLVSWSTRRPIPFSKPVIGRDAFTHASSIHVDGLNKDRSNYEAYPPEYVGRRHRIALGKYSGRKPLDELLKAQGHDLDQEGMTQLLLNVRQLSQVLKRPLRRHDILDLVSGETSSQT; the protein is encoded by the coding sequence ATGCGCCAACGGGTTTGGTTGATGGATACGACGTTACGCGACGGCGAGCAAACGCCGGGGGTGGCTTTTTGCCCACAGGAAAAAGAGCTGCTGGCCCGGCGCCTCGCTGAAGCGGGCGTCCACGAAATTGAAACGGGCGTGCCCGCCATGGGAGAAGACGAACAGGAGACCATCGCCCGCATCGTCAAGTTGAACCTGCCGGCGCGGGTGACCACCTGGAACCGGGCTGTCATCTCCGATCTGGAAGCGAGCCTCAAGTGCGGCGTCCATAGTGTCGCCATCTGCCTTCCCTCTTCGGATCAGCAGATCACCCAGAAACTCCGCCAAAGCCGCCAGTGGGTCCTCGACCAGATGGGCGAGTGTGTCCGCCGGGCCAAGGCGGAAGGGCTCTATGTGGTGATCGGACTGGAAGATGCCAGCCGAGCCGATCCCCAGTTTTTGATCCAACTGGGCGTGGAAGCGGAGCGTCTCAAAGTGAACCGGCTGCGCATCTCCGACACGCTGGGCATCCTCGACCCCATCCGCACCTTCACCCTTTTTGACCGCTTGGCGTCATCGCTCTCGATTCCCTTGGAGATCCATGCCCACAATGACCTGGGCATGGCCACGGCCAACACGGTGTCCGCCATCCAGGCGGGCGCCAAGGCGGCAAGCGTCACCGTCTGCGGGCTCGGCGAGCGGGCCGGCAACGCCCCCCTGGAAGAGGTGGCCCTGGCCCTGCGCCAGTGCTGCGGCGCTGATACGCGCATCAACCTGGAACTGTTGCCGGCGCTCTGCCGGCTCGTCAGTTGGTCCACACGCCGGCCCATCCCCTTTTCCAAGCCTGTCATCGGCCGCGACGCCTTTACGCACGCTTCATCCATTCATGTGGACGGACTGAATAAAGACCGTTCAAACTATGAAGCCTATCCCCCCGAGTATGTGGGCCGCCGCCACCGCATCGCCCTTGGCAAATACAGCGGGCGAAAACCCCTGGACGAACTGCTCAAGGCCCAGGGGCACGACCTGGACCAGGAGGGGATGACCCAATTGCTCCTGAACGTGCGCCAACTCAGCCAAGTCTTGAAGCGCCCCCTGCGCCGGCACGACATCCTCGACCTCGTTTCCGGTGAGACGTCCTCGCAAACGTAA
- a CDS encoding DMT family transporter — translation MAAQGKTQRPAKTYLKLILTTCFWGGTFVAAKLAVQEAPPFYSATSRFTVATLVLFAIVAWEAYRPGGEGRIPYPRGWRQILGLFSLGLTGIFFYNAFFFTGLKFTTAANGSLVIAINPLVTAIFSALLLRERFRPIQAVGFLISFIGVVTVVSRGSLEVLRGLFFNPGDVILLGAPISWALYSILGKKMLGRFSPLVATAYATLFGTLLLLPAAFIETALTDRTAGFSWIGWTAILQLALLGTVLGFVWWYEGVNTIGPGPSAIFVNLVPVFGCIFGVVFLHEGVAWPQLAGGALVITGVLTGTLGASGGPDLRRNSLL, via the coding sequence GTGGCAGCGCAAGGCAAGACACAACGCCCGGCAAAAACCTATCTGAAACTGATCCTGACGACCTGTTTCTGGGGGGGCACCTTCGTCGCCGCCAAATTGGCGGTCCAGGAGGCGCCGCCCTTTTATTCGGCAACCAGCCGGTTTACTGTCGCCACCCTGGTCCTCTTTGCCATCGTCGCCTGGGAGGCCTATCGACCGGGAGGGGAGGGCCGCATCCCCTACCCCCGAGGGTGGCGCCAAATCCTCGGCCTGTTCAGCCTTGGGCTAACGGGGATTTTCTTTTACAACGCCTTTTTCTTTACGGGATTGAAGTTTACGACAGCCGCCAACGGCTCCCTCGTCATCGCCATCAATCCCTTGGTCACGGCCATCTTCTCGGCGCTCCTGCTGAGAGAACGTTTCCGGCCGATCCAGGCCGTCGGTTTTTTGATCTCCTTCATCGGTGTTGTCACCGTCGTTTCGCGCGGCTCCCTGGAGGTCCTCCGCGGGCTCTTCTTCAACCCCGGCGACGTGATCCTGTTGGGCGCGCCGATCTCTTGGGCTTTGTACTCGATCCTGGGGAAAAAGATGCTCGGCCGGTTTTCGCCGCTGGTGGCGACAGCCTATGCGACCCTGTTCGGCACGCTGCTGCTGCTGCCGGCGGCCTTCATCGAGACGGCCCTGACCGATAGGACAGCCGGCTTTTCCTGGATCGGCTGGACGGCCATTTTGCAGTTGGCCCTGCTCGGGACGGTGCTGGGCTTTGTCTGGTGGTATGAGGGCGTCAACACCATCGGCCCCGGCCCATCGGCCATCTTCGTCAATCTCGTGCCTGTTTTCGGATGCATCTTCGGCGTCGTCTTTCTCCATGAAGGGGTCGCCTGGCCCCAACTGGCCGGCGGCGCTTTGGTCATCACGGGTGTGTTGACAGGGACGCTGGGCGCGAGCGGGGGACCGGATCTGCGGCGCAATAGTCTGTTATAA
- a CDS encoding DMT family transporter produces the protein MGLFLVIISALAFGSMAIFAAIAYDYGAQVPTVLAVRFCLAAALLWLVVIIRKETYRVDPKTLAGLALLGAVGYGTMSFCFFTAVQRLTPGLAALLLYTYPVIVYVLSLLMGRERVGWTNMTALCATAAGMVLVLGASLETAAFDGVGAAFGLTAAVMYSVYLLLGARIVQGVSPLVTTAYICAFAAFVFVLRGLVSGDLRLDMPLEAYGAILGIAVICTAVAILALMAGIERVGPAQASIISTVEPVWTVFLSFLIFGERFNLSQMGGGALILLGVLILQAFPAKSLQKQ, from the coding sequence ATGGGCCTTTTCCTCGTGATCATCTCCGCCTTGGCCTTCGGCTCCATGGCGATCTTTGCAGCCATCGCTTACGATTACGGCGCCCAGGTGCCCACGGTGCTGGCTGTTCGCTTCTGTCTGGCGGCGGCCCTGCTCTGGCTGGTCGTTATCATCCGGAAGGAAACATACCGGGTCGATCCAAAGACCCTGGCCGGGCTCGCCCTGCTGGGCGCTGTCGGCTACGGCACGATGTCTTTTTGCTTTTTTACGGCGGTGCAGCGGCTGACGCCAGGCCTGGCGGCGCTGCTGCTCTACACCTACCCGGTGATTGTGTATGTGCTCTCTCTGCTGATGGGGCGGGAGCGAGTCGGTTGGACGAACATGACCGCCTTGTGCGCGACCGCTGCCGGAATGGTCCTCGTCCTCGGCGCCTCCTTGGAAACGGCGGCCTTTGACGGCGTTGGCGCGGCCTTCGGACTTACCGCCGCTGTCATGTACTCGGTTTACCTGCTTCTCGGCGCCCGCATCGTCCAAGGCGTCTCCCCATTGGTGACGACGGCCTACATCTGCGCCTTTGCCGCCTTCGTCTTTGTCCTGCGCGGCCTCGTCTCCGGCGACCTCCGCCTCGATATGCCCCTTGAAGCCTACGGCGCCATCCTCGGCATCGCCGTCATCTGCACGGCTGTGGCCATCCTGGCCTTGATGGCCGGCATCGAGCGGGTCGGACCGGCGCAGGCCTCCATCATCAGTACCGTTGAACCGGTCTGGACCGTCTTTTTGTCTTTCCTGATCTTCGGTGAGCGCTTCAACCTGTCTCAGATGGGCGGCGGCGCGCTGATCCTGCTCGGTGTGCTGATCCTGCAGGCCTTTCCCGCCAAGTCCCTGCAAAAACAATAA
- the pdxS gene encoding pyridoxal 5'-phosphate synthase lyase subunit PdxS, with the protein MTTEKGTWTVKKGLAEMLKGGVIMDVTTPEQAKIAEEAGACAVMALERVPADIRAVGGVARMADPTVILRIMDAVTIPVMAKARIGHFVEAQVLESLGIDYIDESEVLTPADDLFHINKNDFKVPFVCGARNLGEALRRIGEGAAMIRTKGEPGTGNVVEAVRHARQVMSEIRKLTTLPKEERMSFAKEIGAPYELVCLVAETGRLPVVNFAAGGIATPADAALMMQLGVDGVFVGSGIFKSGDPVRRAKAIVAATTHYNDPKVIAEVSKDLGEPMVGIEIPTIPAEQRMQERGW; encoded by the coding sequence ATGACGACAGAAAAAGGAACCTGGACAGTGAAAAAAGGCCTGGCCGAGATGCTCAAGGGCGGCGTGATCATGGATGTCACCACGCCGGAGCAGGCCAAGATCGCCGAGGAAGCCGGCGCTTGCGCCGTCATGGCGCTGGAGCGCGTGCCGGCTGACATCCGCGCCGTCGGCGGGGTGGCCCGCATGGCCGACCCCACGGTGATCCTGCGGATCATGGACGCTGTCACCATCCCGGTCATGGCCAAAGCCCGCATCGGCCACTTTGTCGAGGCCCAGGTGCTGGAGTCGCTCGGCATCGACTATATCGATGAGTCGGAAGTGCTGACGCCGGCCGATGACCTGTTTCATATCAACAAAAACGACTTCAAGGTGCCCTTTGTCTGCGGCGCCCGCAACCTGGGAGAGGCACTGCGGCGCATCGGCGAAGGCGCGGCCATGATCCGGACGAAAGGCGAGCCCGGCACCGGCAACGTGGTCGAAGCCGTGCGCCATGCCCGCCAGGTCATGAGCGAGATCCGCAAACTGACGACCCTGCCCAAGGAAGAGCGCATGTCCTTCGCCAAGGAGATCGGCGCGCCCTACGAACTCGTCTGCCTGGTGGCCGAGACAGGCCGCCTGCCCGTGGTCAACTTCGCCGCCGGCGGCATTGCCACCCCGGCTGACGCCGCCCTAATGATGCAACTGGGCGTCGACGGCGTCTTCGTCGGCTCGGGCATCTTCAAATCAGGCGACCCTGTCCGCCGGGCCAAGGCCATCGTGGCCGCCACGACCCACTACAACGACCCGAAGGTCATCGCCGAGGTGTCCAAAGACCTGGGCGAACCGATGGTGGGCATCGAGATCCCGACCATCCCGGCGGAACAGCGCATGCAAGAGCGCGGCTGGTAG
- the pdxT gene encoding pyridoxal 5'-phosphate synthase glutaminase subunit PdxT — protein sequence MTEKKALTIGVLAMQGAFREHEQMLQSLGCNVVQVRKPEQLDELDGLILPGGESTTIGKLMADFGLDAAILERAAQGMPLWGTCAGLILLAQRIERSEQKRLGLMDITAVRNAFGRQVDSFEIALDIAALNGIDALGALGADEALGDDKALGVGAFPAVFIRAPYIAEAGPDVQILARHEGKAVLARQGNLLAAAFHPELTKDDRMHRFFLKMVAEQA from the coding sequence ATGACCGAAAAAAAAGCGCTCACCATCGGCGTCCTGGCGATGCAGGGCGCCTTTCGCGAGCATGAGCAGATGCTGCAATCGCTGGGCTGCAACGTCGTGCAGGTACGCAAGCCCGAGCAACTCGACGAACTGGACGGGCTGATCCTCCCTGGCGGCGAGAGCACCACCATCGGCAAGTTGATGGCCGACTTTGGCCTTGACGCGGCAATCCTGGAGCGGGCGGCCCAAGGAATGCCCCTCTGGGGCACCTGCGCCGGACTGATCCTGCTGGCCCAGCGGATCGAGCGGTCGGAGCAGAAGCGCCTCGGCCTCATGGACATCACCGCCGTGCGCAATGCTTTTGGCCGCCAGGTCGACTCCTTCGAGATCGCCCTCGACATCGCGGCGCTTAACGGCATCGATGCCCTCGGTGCCCTCGGTGCGGATGAAGCCCTCGGTGATGATAAAGCCCTTGGTGTTGGCGCCTTTCCCGCCGTTTTCATTCGCGCGCCTTACATCGCCGAAGCGGGGCCGGATGTGCAGATCCTGGCCCGCCATGAAGGCAAAGCGGTGCTGGCCCGTCAAGGAAACCTCCTGGCTGCGGCCTTCCATCCCGAATTGACGAAGGACGACCGGATGCACCGCTTTTTTCTCAAGATGGTGGCGGAACAGGCGTAA
- a CDS encoding alpha/beta fold hydrolase, with translation MATAIANGVRLNYEVFGPEGAPALLFTHGAGWDHRQWLPQVEPFSRHYRVILWDVRFHGRSGCCDLADLDDFSRDQVALLDHLGVERAVLVGCSMGGHISLRTAILHPERVAALVLMGTPVTSAYNWRNRLAITLQEGSLKKFFSELIDISLQGFSFFFYGLTLRFATMEKIASMHAKGLSLFHPELEEYFYRVTVQHPKERWNLIWEIACRMETLADLPKVACPTLVLEGDAEWMMRRQHRFICEAIPQACHRLISGAGHATNLDNPEEVNDCIDDFLKQALFRDSAQNQQRQLAGAVC, from the coding sequence ATGGCTACTGCAATCGCCAACGGTGTTCGCCTGAACTATGAGGTCTTCGGCCCCGAAGGGGCGCCGGCGTTGCTCTTCACCCACGGGGCCGGCTGGGATCACCGGCAGTGGCTGCCCCAGGTGGAGCCCTTCAGCCGCCACTACCGCGTCATCCTCTGGGATGTCCGGTTTCACGGTCGCTCAGGCTGCTGCGACCTTGCCGACCTGGACGATTTCAGCCGCGACCAGGTGGCCCTCTTGGACCACCTCGGCGTCGAGCGGGCCGTCCTCGTCGGCTGCTCCATGGGGGGGCACATCTCGCTACGGACGGCCATCCTGCATCCCGAGCGGGTGGCGGCCCTCGTCCTCATGGGCACGCCGGTGACGAGCGCCTACAACTGGCGAAACCGCCTGGCCATCACCCTGCAGGAGGGATCGCTGAAAAAGTTTTTCAGCGAGTTGATCGACATCTCACTGCAGGGCTTCTCCTTCTTCTTTTACGGACTCACCCTGCGTTTCGCCACCATGGAAAAGATCGCGAGCATGCACGCCAAAGGGCTCAGCCTCTTTCATCCCGAGTTGGAGGAGTACTTCTACCGCGTGACGGTGCAACACCCCAAGGAGCGCTGGAACCTGATCTGGGAGATCGCCTGCCGCATGGAGACGCTGGCCGACCTCCCCAAGGTCGCCTGTCCGACGCTGGTCCTCGAAGGCGACGCCGAGTGGATGATGCGTCGCCAGCACCGCTTCATCTGCGAGGCCATCCCCCAGGCCTGCCACCGGCTGATCTCCGGCGCCGGCCATGCCACCAACCTGGACAATCCCGAAGAGGTCAACGATTGCATCGACGATTTTTTGAAGCAGGCCCTGTTTCGGGATTCCGCTCAAAACCAGCAGCGGCAGCTTGCGGGCGCCGTCTGCTAG
- a CDS encoding pyridoxal-phosphate-dependent aminotransferase family protein, whose product MYEKEYLMLPGPTPVPPRVLRALSEPLINHRGPSFKTLIEEVTEGVKYVYQTKNDVLILPSSGTGGMEAAIVNFLSAGDKVLALSIGAFGDRFATIAQTYGCIVDKVDFEWGTAVDLNVVKAKLAADVNKEYKAILVTHNETATGVCNDLKGLSEIRGDHPALILVDSVSGLGVMEVKTDEWGLDVIVTAAQKGFMIPPGVAFVSVSPRAWAAYEKSTAPKFYWDLGSAKKFLEKGQTPVTPAIPQLTGLREALKLFREKGMDYIFAKQLYLRDITRAGAKALGLKMLADDAVASAAVTAVWAPEGIEAKAINKKMREEYNVVLAGGQKKLENKIFRIGHLGYVQHLDILATIGALEMTLKELGYPVELGAGVKAAQEVIMSRKGLL is encoded by the coding sequence ATGTATGAAAAAGAATATCTGATGCTTCCCGGACCGACGCCCGTCCCGCCCCGGGTCCTGCGGGCCCTGTCGGAACCGCTAATCAACCACCGGGGGCCGAGCTTCAAAACCCTCATCGAAGAGGTCACCGAAGGCGTCAAGTACGTCTACCAGACGAAAAACGACGTCCTCATCCTGCCCTCCTCCGGGACGGGCGGCATGGAGGCGGCCATCGTCAACTTCCTGTCCGCTGGCGACAAGGTCCTCGCCCTTTCCATCGGCGCCTTCGGTGATCGCTTCGCCACTATCGCCCAGACCTACGGTTGCATCGTCGACAAGGTGGACTTCGAATGGGGCACCGCCGTCGACCTGAACGTCGTCAAGGCGAAACTGGCCGCCGATGTGAATAAGGAATACAAGGCCATCCTGGTCACCCACAACGAAACAGCGACCGGCGTCTGCAACGACCTCAAAGGCCTCAGTGAGATCCGCGGCGACCACCCGGCCCTGATCCTTGTCGACTCCGTCTCCGGCCTCGGTGTCATGGAAGTGAAGACCGACGAGTGGGGCCTGGACGTTATCGTCACGGCCGCCCAGAAAGGCTTCATGATCCCGCCGGGCGTCGCCTTCGTCTCCGTCAGCCCCCGCGCCTGGGCGGCCTACGAGAAATCGACAGCCCCCAAGTTCTACTGGGACCTCGGCTCCGCCAAGAAGTTCCTCGAAAAAGGCCAGACCCCGGTCACCCCGGCCATCCCCCAACTGACAGGCCTCCGAGAAGCCCTCAAGCTCTTCCGGGAAAAAGGCATGGACTACATCTTCGCCAAGCAGCTCTACCTGCGGGACATCACCCGCGCCGGCGCGAAAGCCCTCGGGCTCAAGATGCTGGCTGATGACGCCGTCGCCTCCGCCGCCGTCACCGCCGTCTGGGCGCCCGAAGGCATCGAGGCCAAGGCCATCAACAAGAAGATGCGCGAAGAGTACAACGTGGTCCTCGCCGGCGGCCAGAAGAAGCTGGAGAACAAGATCTTCCGCATCGGCCACCTCGGGTACGTGCAGCACCTCGACATCCTGGCCACCATCGGCGCCCTCGAAATGACCCTCAAAGAACTCGGCTACCCCGTCGAACTGGGCGCCGGCGTCAAAGCAGCACAAGAAGTCATCATGTCAAGAAAGGGGCTACTCTAA